The Psychrosphaera ytuae genome includes a region encoding these proteins:
- the sfsA gene encoding DNA/RNA nuclease SfsA: METKDLQQATLLKRYKRFLVDVEQEGKTFTIYCNNTGAMTGCAEPGFTALYSTSGNPKRKYQHTLEKTITANGHFVGVNTIKANDIVKQAIEQDLVPELKGYETLRTEVKYGEENSRIDLLLSDSNKVDCYIEIKSTTLLLDDDSGLGAFPDAKSTRGQKHLRELMTMKQQGNRSVLVFLVQHTGIKAVTAAQHIDPKYTDLIKEVLNQGVEILVLHTHITAEQTTVSHSSSFVSPEKVDFSQYS, encoded by the coding sequence ATGGAAACCAAAGATTTACAACAAGCAACATTACTCAAACGCTACAAGCGCTTTTTAGTGGACGTCGAGCAAGAAGGCAAAACGTTCACTATATATTGCAACAATACAGGTGCGATGACCGGGTGCGCAGAGCCTGGCTTTACCGCTTTGTATAGCACTAGTGGTAACCCAAAGCGAAAATATCAACACACCCTTGAAAAAACCATCACTGCCAACGGACACTTTGTAGGCGTAAACACCATAAAAGCCAATGACATAGTAAAGCAAGCGATAGAGCAGGATTTAGTACCAGAGCTAAAAGGTTATGAAACCTTGCGAACCGAAGTAAAATACGGAGAAGAAAACAGTCGCATAGACCTGCTTTTGTCTGATTCAAACAAAGTAGACTGTTACATCGAAATAAAATCAACGACCTTATTGTTAGACGATGACTCAGGGCTAGGTGCGTTTCCCGACGCCAAAAGCACTCGTGGACAAAAGCACCTGCGCGAGCTTATGACAATGAAACAGCAGGGAAACCGCTCGGTGTTAGTGTTTTTAGTGCAACACACAGGGATAAAGGCAGTGACCGCTGCACAGCATATAGATCCTAAATATACCGACCTAATCAAAGAAGTTTTAAACCAAGGGGTAGAAATCCTCGTACTCCATACCCATATTACGGCGGAGCAAACGACAGTGTCCCATTCTAGCTCGTTTGTCAGTCCAGAAAAGGTTGATTTTTCACAGTATTCGTAG
- a CDS encoding DUF808 domain-containing protein — protein sequence MPSASFFAVFDDIALLLDDVAAMSKVAAKKTAGVLGDDLAVNAEQVSGVKADRELPVVWAVAKGSFKNKFILVPAALLISAFIPWLIVPLLILGGLFLCFEGAEKIIESFTQGDTKKEQHHQELLTAVNSSPEALMEFESEKIKGAIRTDFVLSAEIIIIALGTFGTAALVNQIVALSFIAIAMTVGVYGLVAVIVKLDDVGLHWKTQKKEGLTGNILRTLGSGLLAFAPRLMNSLSVIGLVAMFLVGGGMLSHNIEFVHHWSAIIQSFVETQWAFPSWLVTLVSVLLDGLYGVVAGLIVAAVLHMILPLFKGKDSSDQENA from the coding sequence ATGCCTTCAGCGAGTTTTTTTGCAGTATTTGATGATATTGCCCTTTTATTGGACGACGTTGCAGCAATGTCGAAAGTCGCAGCAAAAAAAACCGCAGGGGTCTTAGGTGATGACCTAGCGGTAAATGCTGAACAAGTCAGTGGAGTCAAAGCTGATAGAGAGTTGCCCGTTGTGTGGGCGGTTGCTAAAGGCAGTTTCAAAAACAAATTCATCTTAGTGCCAGCCGCACTATTGATCAGCGCTTTCATTCCTTGGCTAATAGTACCACTACTTATTTTAGGTGGATTGTTTTTGTGCTTTGAAGGCGCCGAAAAAATCATCGAATCCTTTACTCAAGGAGATACAAAAAAAGAGCAGCACCACCAAGAATTACTAACAGCCGTTAACTCCTCTCCAGAAGCTTTAATGGAGTTCGAAAGTGAAAAAATCAAAGGCGCAATTAGAACTGACTTTGTTCTTTCAGCAGAAATCATCATCATTGCGCTGGGAACCTTTGGTACTGCTGCTCTCGTCAATCAAATAGTAGCTTTGAGTTTTATCGCCATCGCCATGACCGTTGGTGTATACGGCCTTGTTGCAGTCATAGTGAAGCTCGACGACGTTGGCTTGCACTGGAAAACTCAAAAGAAAGAAGGGCTTACCGGAAATATCCTGAGGACGTTGGGCTCGGGACTATTGGCTTTTGCCCCACGCCTAATGAATAGCTTGAGTGTCATTGGATTAGTTGCGATGTTTCTCGTAGGCGGTGGCATGCTCAGCCACAATATCGAATTCGTCCATCATTGGTCTGCAATAATTCAAAGTTTTGTGGAAACCCAATGGGCCTTCCCAAGTTGGCTGGTAACGCTTGTTAGCGTTTTATTAGACGGTTTGTACGGAGTTGTTGCAGGACTCATTGTCGCTGCCGTATTACACATGATTCTTCCGTTGTTCAAAGGTAAGGACAGTTCGGATCAAGAAAACGCATAA